The following proteins come from a genomic window of Sebastes fasciatus isolate fSebFas1 chromosome 6, fSebFas1.pri, whole genome shotgun sequence:
- the ssh1a gene encoding protein phosphatase Slingshot homolog 1 isoform X1 — MALVTLQRSPTPSAASTASTATTTAGEDFGSEDERRVNQSLSESFFMVKGAALFLQQGSSQQGQKAHPHTKHAGDLPQHLQVMINILRSEDRIKLAVRLESAWSDRVRYMVVVYTSGRQDTEENILLGIDFTSKDCKSCSVGMALPLWSDTKIHLDGDGGFTVNTASRTHVFKPVSVQAMWSALQVLHKACEVSRRYNYFPGGMALTWMGYYESCIASEQSCINEWNAMKDLETTRPDSPTMFVDKPSERERTGCLIKAKLRSIMMCQDLENVTCKQIRTELEQHMNCNLKEYKEFIDNEMLLILGQMDKATLIFDHVYLGSEWNASNLEELQESGVGYILNVTKEIDNFFQGTFSYHNIRVYDEDATDLLAHWNETYNFIVKAKKNHSKCLVHCKMGVSRSASTVIAYAMKDFGWSLEKAYNFVKQKRSITRPNAGFMRQLAEYEGILDASKQRHNKLWHPDADCEMAEGQQGLSQCCGGEEGGHLTPEPGMSPCCEEALSDKGAACPSPRRAVALEIDPAYNNYYFRRLSDSALDSEPSTPVRGPPLVGMEKVFIEIDDVERDALLDDEAFDGREGLPLPHFGPKAEGTAAQTSSRGPEPLEELRLRLEFSTVEEEDEEEVQKEEAEMEVLMQPDDGGGGEVGGGEETQDVEVEGDTEGNGMDLATLNENSNNNNHLSMPCNLIEKASSFPPPVDASTLSWRDSKSKLKEDSPPLVSKLCLNPSPPEVPSASFPLSHTSSEGLASSVGLLRSCGPLCDCANCAASPPTAVLDREEQQGDSLHLPEPKDDVDLLEVKTESQKSASAAASEALPELMSIDLEEEKLDTACYVDQQQETLLQLQRSGLVRRRAERLEKLSGLTQESFLSLKPLHACQRSQNSPFHTEKEEESFTGDLPKSSTPCQVRLEPLVVPLTNEALLGVVGSGLFTPTSSPHGSTLTRSSSSDSLRSVRGKPGLVRQRAQEIETRMRLAGLTVPSRLKRSNSLAKLDSLNFSSEDLCSACSSDAGTLLLLSLSPEPDPGLEWDSPSTSALPRPCKDLHTPERALPGEPRS; from the exons GTGACTTACCTCAACACTTGCAGGTGATGATAAACATTCTTCGCTCAGAGGACAGAATCAAACTG GCGGTGCGGCTGGAGAGTGCATGGTCAGATCGTGTGCGGTACATGGTGGTGGTGTACACCAGTGGGCGACAAGACACAGAGGAGAACATCCTACTGGGAATTGACTTTACCAGCAAAGACTG CAAAAGCTGTTCGGTCGGCATGGCGCTACCTCTGTGGAGTGACACAAAGATCCATCTGGATGGAGATGG GGGCTTCACTGTGAACACGGCGAGTCGGACTCATGTCTTCAAACCCGTGTCAGTGCAGGCTATGTG GTCAGCACTGCAGGTGCTGCACAAGGCATGCGAGGTGTCACGCAGGTATAACTACTTCCCTGGAGGCATGGCGCTCACCTGGATGGGCTACTACGAGAGCTGCATCGCttcagagcagagctgcatcAATGAGTGGAACGCCATGAAGGACTTGGAGACCACGCGGCCGGACTCGCCCACCATGTTTGTCGACAA gccttcagagagagagaggacagggtGCCTTATTAAAGCCAAACTCAGAAGCATCATGATGTGCCAGGACCTCGAGAACGTCACCTGCAAACAG ATCCGTACAGAGTTGGAACAACACATGAATTGCAACCTGAAGGAGTACAAAGAGTTCATCGACAATGAGATGCTGCTGATCCTGGGCCAGATGGACAAAGCCACGCTCATCTTTGACCACGTCTACCTG GGATCCGAATGGAATGCATCTAAtttggaggagctgcaggagtcagg GGTGGGCTACATCCTCAACGTTACCAAGGAGATAGACAACTTCTTTCAAGGCACATTCAGTTATCACAACATACGTGTCTACGATGAAGACGCCACTGAcctgctggctcactggaatgagACGTACAACTTCATTGTTAAAGCAAA AAAGAACCACTCCAAGTGTCTAGTTCACTGCAAGATGGGTGTCAGTCGGTCTGCCTCCACCGTCATCGCTTACGCCATGAAGGATTTCGGCTGGTCGCTAGAGAAGGCTTACAACTTTGTCAAGCAAAAGAGGAGCATCACACGACCCAACGCCGGCTTCATGAGGCAGCTGGCCGAGTATGAGGGCATCTTGGATGCTAG TAAACAGCGTCACAACAAGCTGTGGCATCCAGACGCAGACTGTGAGATGGCGGAGGGGCAGCAGGGGTTGTCTCAGTGTtgtggaggggaggagggaggccACCTGACTCCAGAGCCAGGGATGTCTCCCTGCTGTGAGGAGGCGCTGTCTGATAAGGGGGCTGCGTGTCCCTCCCCGCGCAGGGCTGTTGCACTGGAGATCGACCCCGCCTACAACAACTACTATTTCCGCCGGCTCTCGGACTCAGCGCTGGACAGCGAACCATCAACGCCTGTGCGCGGCCCTCCACTTGTCGGGATGGAAAAGGTCTTCATAGAAATCGATGATGTGGAGCGTGACGCTCTGCTGGACGACGAGGCCTTTGACGGGCGTGAAGGCCTGCCGCTCCCCCACTTTGGGCCTAAAGCAGAAGGGACCGCTGCCCAGACGAGCTCTCGGGGCCCTGAGCCCCTGGAGGAGCTGCGTTTGAGGCTGGAGTTCAGtacagtggaggaggaggatgaggaggaggtgcaaaaggaggaggcagagatGGAGGTGCTCATGCAGCCAGATGATGGAGGGGGTGGGGAAGTAGGCGGAGGAGAGGAAACGCAagatgtggaggtagaaggggATACTGAGGGAAACGGGATGGACCTGGCAACCCTGAATGAAAACTCCAACAATAACAACCATTTGAGCATGCCATGTAACCTCATT GAAAAAgcttcctccttccctcctccagTTGATGCATCTACACTGTCCTGGAGGGATTCTAAGTCCAAGCTGAAAGAAGACTCTCCACCCCTGGTTTCTAAGCTTTGCCTTAACCCCAGTCCTCCTGAAGTCCCAAGTGCTTCATTCCCACTGTCCCATACCTCTTCTGAAGGCCTGGCGTCTTCAGTGGGACTGCTGCGTTCCTGTGGCCCTCTGTGTGACTGTGCCAACTGTGCTGCCTCCCCGCCCACAGCTGTACTcgacagagaggagcagcaagGAGACTCACTGCACTTGCCGGAGCCGAAGGACGACGTTGATTTATTAGAAGTAAAGACTGAGAGTCAGAAAAGTGCGTCTGCAGCTGCCTCAGAGGCTCTCCCTGAGCTGATGAGTATAGATTTGGAGGAAGAGAAGCTTGACACGGCTTGCTACGTTGACCAACAACAGGAGACCCTGTTGCAGCTGCAGAGGTCCGGGTTGGTCCGCCGGCGTGCAGAGAGGCTAGAGAAACTTTCAGGTTTAACCCAGGagagctttctctctctgaaacctTTGCATGCATGCCAAAGGTCCCAAAACAGCCCATTTCACACTgagaaggaagaggagtccTTCACTGGAGACCTCCCAAAATCTTCTACACCATGCCAAGTGCGGTTAGAGCCACTGGTGGTGCCACTGACCAATGAAGCCTTGTTGGGGGTGGTGGGGTCTGGGTTGTTCACACCCACCTCCTCGCCTCATGGCTCCACCCTGACACGCAGCTCCAGCAGCGACAGTCTGCGCAGCGTGAGGGGGAAACCCGGCCTCGTGCGTCAGAGGGCGCAGGAGATCGAGACCCGCATGCGTCTGGCGGGCCTGACCGTGCCCTCGAGGCTGAAGCGGTCCAACTCGCTGGCCAAGTTGGACAGCCTCAACTTCTCCTCGGAGGACCTGTGCTCAGCCTGCTCCTCGGATGCAGGAACACTACTGCTCCTCTCGCTGTCCCCAGAGCCAGACCCCGGCCTGGAGTGGGACTCCCCCTCCACCTCTGCTCTGCCCCGGCCCTGCAAGGACCTGCACACTCCAGAGAGAGCGCTGCCAGGTGAGCCCAGAAGCTGA
- the ssh1a gene encoding protein phosphatase Slingshot homolog 1 isoform X2 — translation MHLVVEPIQQVVMKMLPYFVENAVLNQREINRILSESFFMVKGAALFLQQGSSQQGQKAHPHTKHAGDLPQHLQVMINILRSEDRIKLAVRLESAWSDRVRYMVVVYTSGRQDTEENILLGIDFTSKDCKSCSVGMALPLWSDTKIHLDGDGGFTVNTASRTHVFKPVSVQAMWSALQVLHKACEVSRRYNYFPGGMALTWMGYYESCIASEQSCINEWNAMKDLETTRPDSPTMFVDKPSERERTGCLIKAKLRSIMMCQDLENVTCKQIRTELEQHMNCNLKEYKEFIDNEMLLILGQMDKATLIFDHVYLGSEWNASNLEELQESGVGYILNVTKEIDNFFQGTFSYHNIRVYDEDATDLLAHWNETYNFIVKAKKNHSKCLVHCKMGVSRSASTVIAYAMKDFGWSLEKAYNFVKQKRSITRPNAGFMRQLAEYEGILDASKQRHNKLWHPDADCEMAEGQQGLSQCCGGEEGGHLTPEPGMSPCCEEALSDKGAACPSPRRAVALEIDPAYNNYYFRRLSDSALDSEPSTPVRGPPLVGMEKVFIEIDDVERDALLDDEAFDGREGLPLPHFGPKAEGTAAQTSSRGPEPLEELRLRLEFSTVEEEDEEEVQKEEAEMEVLMQPDDGGGGEVGGGEETQDVEVEGDTEGNGMDLATLNENSNNNNHLSMPCNLIEKASSFPPPVDASTLSWRDSKSKLKEDSPPLVSKLCLNPSPPEVPSASFPLSHTSSEGLASSVGLLRSCGPLCDCANCAASPPTAVLDREEQQGDSLHLPEPKDDVDLLEVKTESQKSASAAASEALPELMSIDLEEEKLDTACYVDQQQETLLQLQRSGLVRRRAERLEKLSGLTQESFLSLKPLHACQRSQNSPFHTEKEEESFTGDLPKSSTPCQVRLEPLVVPLTNEALLGVVGSGLFTPTSSPHGSTLTRSSSSDSLRSVRGKPGLVRQRAQEIETRMRLAGLTVPSRLKRSNSLAKLDSLNFSSEDLCSACSSDAGTLLLLSLSPEPDPGLEWDSPSTSALPRPCKDLHTPERALPGEPRS, via the exons GTGACTTACCTCAACACTTGCAGGTGATGATAAACATTCTTCGCTCAGAGGACAGAATCAAACTG GCGGTGCGGCTGGAGAGTGCATGGTCAGATCGTGTGCGGTACATGGTGGTGGTGTACACCAGTGGGCGACAAGACACAGAGGAGAACATCCTACTGGGAATTGACTTTACCAGCAAAGACTG CAAAAGCTGTTCGGTCGGCATGGCGCTACCTCTGTGGAGTGACACAAAGATCCATCTGGATGGAGATGG GGGCTTCACTGTGAACACGGCGAGTCGGACTCATGTCTTCAAACCCGTGTCAGTGCAGGCTATGTG GTCAGCACTGCAGGTGCTGCACAAGGCATGCGAGGTGTCACGCAGGTATAACTACTTCCCTGGAGGCATGGCGCTCACCTGGATGGGCTACTACGAGAGCTGCATCGCttcagagcagagctgcatcAATGAGTGGAACGCCATGAAGGACTTGGAGACCACGCGGCCGGACTCGCCCACCATGTTTGTCGACAA gccttcagagagagagaggacagggtGCCTTATTAAAGCCAAACTCAGAAGCATCATGATGTGCCAGGACCTCGAGAACGTCACCTGCAAACAG ATCCGTACAGAGTTGGAACAACACATGAATTGCAACCTGAAGGAGTACAAAGAGTTCATCGACAATGAGATGCTGCTGATCCTGGGCCAGATGGACAAAGCCACGCTCATCTTTGACCACGTCTACCTG GGATCCGAATGGAATGCATCTAAtttggaggagctgcaggagtcagg GGTGGGCTACATCCTCAACGTTACCAAGGAGATAGACAACTTCTTTCAAGGCACATTCAGTTATCACAACATACGTGTCTACGATGAAGACGCCACTGAcctgctggctcactggaatgagACGTACAACTTCATTGTTAAAGCAAA AAAGAACCACTCCAAGTGTCTAGTTCACTGCAAGATGGGTGTCAGTCGGTCTGCCTCCACCGTCATCGCTTACGCCATGAAGGATTTCGGCTGGTCGCTAGAGAAGGCTTACAACTTTGTCAAGCAAAAGAGGAGCATCACACGACCCAACGCCGGCTTCATGAGGCAGCTGGCCGAGTATGAGGGCATCTTGGATGCTAG TAAACAGCGTCACAACAAGCTGTGGCATCCAGACGCAGACTGTGAGATGGCGGAGGGGCAGCAGGGGTTGTCTCAGTGTtgtggaggggaggagggaggccACCTGACTCCAGAGCCAGGGATGTCTCCCTGCTGTGAGGAGGCGCTGTCTGATAAGGGGGCTGCGTGTCCCTCCCCGCGCAGGGCTGTTGCACTGGAGATCGACCCCGCCTACAACAACTACTATTTCCGCCGGCTCTCGGACTCAGCGCTGGACAGCGAACCATCAACGCCTGTGCGCGGCCCTCCACTTGTCGGGATGGAAAAGGTCTTCATAGAAATCGATGATGTGGAGCGTGACGCTCTGCTGGACGACGAGGCCTTTGACGGGCGTGAAGGCCTGCCGCTCCCCCACTTTGGGCCTAAAGCAGAAGGGACCGCTGCCCAGACGAGCTCTCGGGGCCCTGAGCCCCTGGAGGAGCTGCGTTTGAGGCTGGAGTTCAGtacagtggaggaggaggatgaggaggaggtgcaaaaggaggaggcagagatGGAGGTGCTCATGCAGCCAGATGATGGAGGGGGTGGGGAAGTAGGCGGAGGAGAGGAAACGCAagatgtggaggtagaaggggATACTGAGGGAAACGGGATGGACCTGGCAACCCTGAATGAAAACTCCAACAATAACAACCATTTGAGCATGCCATGTAACCTCATT GAAAAAgcttcctccttccctcctccagTTGATGCATCTACACTGTCCTGGAGGGATTCTAAGTCCAAGCTGAAAGAAGACTCTCCACCCCTGGTTTCTAAGCTTTGCCTTAACCCCAGTCCTCCTGAAGTCCCAAGTGCTTCATTCCCACTGTCCCATACCTCTTCTGAAGGCCTGGCGTCTTCAGTGGGACTGCTGCGTTCCTGTGGCCCTCTGTGTGACTGTGCCAACTGTGCTGCCTCCCCGCCCACAGCTGTACTcgacagagaggagcagcaagGAGACTCACTGCACTTGCCGGAGCCGAAGGACGACGTTGATTTATTAGAAGTAAAGACTGAGAGTCAGAAAAGTGCGTCTGCAGCTGCCTCAGAGGCTCTCCCTGAGCTGATGAGTATAGATTTGGAGGAAGAGAAGCTTGACACGGCTTGCTACGTTGACCAACAACAGGAGACCCTGTTGCAGCTGCAGAGGTCCGGGTTGGTCCGCCGGCGTGCAGAGAGGCTAGAGAAACTTTCAGGTTTAACCCAGGagagctttctctctctgaaacctTTGCATGCATGCCAAAGGTCCCAAAACAGCCCATTTCACACTgagaaggaagaggagtccTTCACTGGAGACCTCCCAAAATCTTCTACACCATGCCAAGTGCGGTTAGAGCCACTGGTGGTGCCACTGACCAATGAAGCCTTGTTGGGGGTGGTGGGGTCTGGGTTGTTCACACCCACCTCCTCGCCTCATGGCTCCACCCTGACACGCAGCTCCAGCAGCGACAGTCTGCGCAGCGTGAGGGGGAAACCCGGCCTCGTGCGTCAGAGGGCGCAGGAGATCGAGACCCGCATGCGTCTGGCGGGCCTGACCGTGCCCTCGAGGCTGAAGCGGTCCAACTCGCTGGCCAAGTTGGACAGCCTCAACTTCTCCTCGGAGGACCTGTGCTCAGCCTGCTCCTCGGATGCAGGAACACTACTGCTCCTCTCGCTGTCCCCAGAGCCAGACCCCGGCCTGGAGTGGGACTCCCCCTCCACCTCTGCTCTGCCCCGGCCCTGCAAGGACCTGCACACTCCAGAGAGAGCGCTGCCAGGTGAGCCCAGAAGCTGA